A genomic stretch from Kogia breviceps isolate mKogBre1 chromosome 1, mKogBre1 haplotype 1, whole genome shotgun sequence includes:
- the LOC131751032 gene encoding SLAM family member 9-like isoform X3, whose translation MGPCSEDPHLCWASRLLGFTSLLLSVCCTGVKSSGTHGSGVQDSGAHVPLHRVRGDSVLFHVIRKQEANLEEVTWGFGPDSNYRVLLRVCAGTDALTWVSLQDKYQQRVHVPNILSLKIENLTSEDSGLYRARASFTGGIELNQVFPLTVYEPVPLPQILFKLPSITPGWCNVTLECRASGATEDLKVTWQSKGLPRELEQSMTPGPAPNSWTLPVNLPLRQRSVSFTCVVSNQVDQKTATLDLGEVCGHDSQGQVSADSLPGILGAVVVVLLILGGGLYLWKTREKKKKMETGRGTELQEDHRDNDSGIQYAELSQQESRKGTHKGIGEQHLEEKEPVNTVYSEVHKPESEALKII comes from the exons GCGTCTGCTGCACTGGGGTCAAGAGTTCTGGGACACATGGTTCTGGAGTTCAGGATTCTGGAGCCCATGTTCCTCTGCACAGGGTCCGAGGAGATTCTGTATTGTTTCATGTGATCAGAAAGCAAGAAGCTAACCTGGAGGAGGTCACATGGGGCTTTGGCCCTGACTCAAACTACAGAGTCCTGTTGCGAGTCTGTGCTGGGACAGATGCTCTGACTTGGGTCAGCCTCCAGGACAAGTACCAACAGAGGGTCCATGTGCCCAACATCTTGTCCCTGAAGATTGAGAACCTGACCTCTGAGGACAGTGGACTGTACCGGGCTCGAGCCAGCTTCACTGGAGGAATAGAACTTAACCAAGTTTTCCCCCTCACTGTCTATG AGCCGGTGCCCCTTCCCCAGATCCTGTTCAAGTTACCGTCCATCACACCAGGTTGGTGCAATGTCACCCTGGAGTGCAGAGCCTCAGGGGCCACAGAGGACCTGAAGGTGACCTGGCAGAGCAAGGGCCTCCCCAGGGAGCTGGAGCAGAGCATGACACCGGGACCAGCCCCCAACTCCTGGACCCTGCCTGTGAACCTGCCCCTGAGGCAGCGCAGTGTCAGCTTCACCTGTGTGGTCAGCAACCAGGTGGACCAGAAAACTGCCACCTTAGACCTTGGGGAAGTCTGTGGCCATG ATTCACAAGGACAGGTCAGTGCTGACTCCCTGCCAGGCATCCTAGGGGCTGTCGTGGTTGTGCTGTTGATCCTTGGAGGAGGACTGTACCTTTGGAAGACAcgtgagaagaagaagaaaatggagactGGAAGAG GTACAGAATTGCAGGAGGACCACAGGGACAATGATAGTGGCATCCAGTATGCAGAGCTGAGCCAGCAGGAGTCTCgaaagggcacacacaag GGTATTGGTGAACAACATTTAGAAGAAAAGGAGCCTGTTAATACTGTCTACAGTGAGGTCCATAAGCCAGAAAGTGAAGCCCTGAAGATAATTTAA